From the genome of Muricauda sp. SCSIO 64092, one region includes:
- a CDS encoding DUF6653 family protein — protein sequence MKNKKNMQWEEKLSKAFGLNESKWVNHANPWSVYTRFFIPVLLVLVIWSRVWLGIFCLIPIGVVIVWNFINPLIFPHPKSTKNWASKCTFGERIWIKRKEYAIPKRHVKFPNWLMVFSAFSLPFLVHGLYHLDIWTTIAGLLIMAAGKAWFLDRMVWLYEDMKEGSEEFAKWEYPQQT from the coding sequence ATGAAAAATAAAAAGAATATGCAATGGGAAGAAAAGCTAAGTAAAGCCTTTGGTCTTAATGAATCCAAATGGGTTAACCATGCCAATCCGTGGAGTGTCTATACCAGATTTTTTATTCCCGTGCTACTTGTTTTGGTAATTTGGTCAAGGGTTTGGCTAGGTATCTTTTGCCTAATCCCAATTGGGGTCGTTATTGTATGGAACTTTATTAATCCACTGATTTTTCCACACCCAAAATCTACCAAGAACTGGGCAAGCAAGTGTACGTTCGGCGAGAGAATATGGATAAAAAGGAAGGAATATGCCATTCCAAAAAGACATGTCAAGTTCCCCAATTGGCTTATGGTATTCTCAGCATTCAGTCTGCCGTTTCTGGTGCACGGGCTTTACCATTTGGACATTTGGACCACGATAGCCGGTCTTTTGATTATGGCCGCTGGGAAAGCTTGGTTTTTGGACCGTATGGTCTGGCTATATGAAGACATGAAAGAAGGAAGCGAGGAATTCGCTAAATGGGAATACCCCCAACAAACATGA
- a CDS encoding universal stress protein, which yields MKVLVPFDFSEESTNALRLGKELAGKLGVDLKVFHSLGMPNFLYSVSEKMDSLKESLLTVAELELNKVLNELFDNPKNIEVEICEGSTSSRILKNTYDKDVFLTILGRKDQVIPNKVGSTTRDVIRYANGSVISIKEKLAVKSIKNILVVTDFSSTPINAMYAVKKIQKINNAQLKLLNVNTMEDWSSTKEVIVKMKEFCKIHSLTNVDLQVINDNTFEQGVLNELKANSYNLMAIRIVRPESNINLPEERVGIERLMDNTNVPIMTYAHHSPY from the coding sequence ATGAAAGTTTTAGTCCCTTTTGATTTTTCAGAAGAATCAACAAATGCATTAAGGCTTGGCAAAGAATTGGCCGGTAAGTTGGGGGTGGATTTAAAGGTGTTCCATTCACTTGGAATGCCTAACTTCCTGTACAGTGTATCGGAGAAAATGGATAGCCTGAAAGAGAGTCTTTTGACAGTTGCCGAATTGGAATTAAACAAAGTTTTGAACGAACTTTTTGATAATCCCAAAAATATTGAGGTTGAGATATGTGAAGGTTCCACATCGTCGAGAATTTTGAAAAATACCTATGACAAGGATGTTTTTTTAACCATTCTTGGCCGTAAAGACCAGGTTATTCCCAACAAAGTAGGATCCACAACCAGGGATGTTATCAGATATGCCAACGGTTCCGTAATTTCTATAAAAGAAAAGTTGGCAGTGAAGTCGATCAAGAACATCTTGGTTGTAACGGACTTTTCGTCAACCCCAATAAATGCCATGTATGCTGTCAAGAAAATCCAAAAAATCAATAATGCACAATTAAAACTTCTTAATGTAAATACCATGGAGGATTGGTCATCCACCAAAGAGGTAATAGTAAAGATGAAGGAGTTTTGCAAAATACATAGCTTAACTAACGTTGATTTGCAGGTTATAAATGACAATACTTTCGAACAAGGGGTCCTGAACGAGCTCAAAGCAAATTCTTACAATTTAATGGCCATAAGGATAGTCCGACCGGAAAGCAATATCAACTTGCCGGAGGAACGTGTGGGCATTGAACGCTTAATGGACAACACCAATGTTCCTATAATGACTTATGCGCATCATAGTCCGTATTGA
- a CDS encoding TonB-dependent receptor — MKGICLAVLLTLCQSIHAQKEYTLSGFVKDAGSGEALYGVDVIVGPSNGTTTNEYGFYSITVPVGTYTLSIGYLGFTTITTEINLDQDIKRDFELTEQTNELDEVVVTLKSLKRTADVQSTEMSVVALKAQTIQKLPAILGEPDVLKSIQLLPGVSSVNEAANGFNVRGGSADQNLVLLDEGIIYNASHLFGFFSVFNTNAVSDVKLYKGGIPSLYGGRLSSVLDIKQREGNSKEFKGLAGIGLISGNVLVEGPINKKGRDKGKGSYMVAGRRSWLDLFTFLSSEFNDTKLFFYDLNLKANYSLNENNRLYLSGYFGRDNFEIDELLGTIWGNASGTLRWTSLFNEKLFFQTSAVYSSYDYNLDNLRSGSEFRWQSNITNFNLKPRLTWYINGNNTLRLGGEGTYYNFKPGEISPLNDSPINPETFREKFALESGAYLDFEQKLSEKISLRYGVRWSNFQRLGREEINQYANGAPLTYNPTFDQYERNQVIGKEVFGSGDVIESYNGLEPRFSARYLINDGNSLKLSYNRMYQYLHLISNTTSATPLDVWAPSGPFLKPQYSDQVALGYFRSFKDNAYDFNLEVYYKDLNDVTDFVDGADLLFTETIETETVQGEGRAYGMEFQLNKNKGNLTGWLSYTLARSESRILGINRNEWYPTNSDQTHEINLVGLYRWNERWDLSANFVFGSGRPVTYPSGRYEQNGLVVADYSDRNGNRLPTYHRLDVGATLNPKKGKKGKWIFSIANLYNRLNASSIFFREVGEVNGVETATGQTEAIKLSFFGIVPSVTYQFKF; from the coding sequence ATGAAAGGAATATGTTTGGCTGTATTGTTGACGCTCTGCCAGAGCATTCACGCCCAAAAAGAATATACCTTGAGTGGTTTCGTAAAAGACGCAGGGTCTGGGGAAGCATTGTACGGGGTAGATGTAATTGTGGGCCCCTCAAACGGAACGACCACCAATGAGTATGGGTTTTATTCCATAACCGTCCCTGTAGGAACTTATACATTAAGCATTGGATATTTGGGGTTCACCACGATTACCACGGAAATAAACCTTGACCAGGACATTAAGAGGGATTTTGAATTGACGGAGCAAACCAATGAATTGGATGAAGTGGTGGTAACCTTAAAGTCGTTAAAGCGAACTGCAGATGTACAATCCACGGAGATGAGCGTGGTGGCACTGAAGGCACAGACCATTCAAAAGCTTCCGGCAATTTTGGGCGAACCCGACGTACTCAAATCCATTCAGTTGCTCCCCGGTGTTTCCAGTGTAAACGAGGCTGCCAATGGATTTAACGTCAGGGGTGGCTCAGCAGATCAGAATCTTGTACTGCTTGATGAGGGAATCATTTACAACGCATCTCACTTGTTCGGTTTTTTCTCGGTTTTTAACACCAATGCCGTTTCAGATGTCAAACTGTATAAAGGCGGCATTCCATCATTGTATGGCGGTAGGTTGTCCTCTGTTTTGGATATTAAACAACGAGAAGGCAACAGTAAAGAGTTTAAAGGATTGGCCGGTATTGGCCTAATTTCAGGTAATGTCTTGGTCGAAGGTCCCATTAATAAGAAAGGGCGCGATAAAGGCAAGGGGTCCTATATGGTTGCTGGGAGACGTTCATGGCTGGATTTGTTCACATTTCTATCGAGTGAGTTCAACGATACCAAGCTCTTTTTCTATGACCTTAACTTAAAGGCTAATTATTCACTTAATGAGAACAATCGCCTATATCTTTCCGGATATTTTGGCAGGGACAACTTTGAGATAGACGAACTTTTGGGCACTATTTGGGGCAATGCATCGGGAACGTTGCGATGGACCAGTCTTTTTAATGAAAAGCTTTTCTTTCAAACCTCCGCAGTTTACAGCAGCTACGACTACAATCTGGACAATCTAAGATCGGGGTCTGAGTTCCGCTGGCAATCCAACATTACCAATTTCAACCTAAAACCCAGGCTTACCTGGTATATTAACGGCAATAATACGTTAAGGCTTGGAGGGGAGGGTACTTATTATAATTTTAAGCCGGGGGAAATATCCCCCTTGAATGATTCTCCCATTAACCCGGAAACGTTCCGTGAGAAGTTTGCATTGGAATCGGGGGCCTATCTCGATTTTGAACAAAAGCTCTCGGAAAAGATTAGTTTACGTTACGGGGTACGATGGTCCAACTTTCAACGATTGGGTAGGGAGGAAATCAATCAATATGCCAATGGTGCTCCACTGACCTATAATCCTACATTTGACCAGTACGAACGAAATCAAGTCATTGGTAAGGAAGTATTCGGTTCCGGAGATGTCATAGAAAGCTATAACGGTCTGGAACCCAGATTTTCTGCCAGGTACCTTATCAATGATGGCAACTCCCTAAAGTTAAGTTATAATAGAATGTATCAATACTTGCATTTGATATCCAATACAACATCGGCTACCCCACTCGATGTCTGGGCACCCAGTGGTCCTTTTTTAAAGCCCCAATATTCCGATCAAGTGGCATTGGGCTACTTCAGGTCGTTCAAGGACAACGCTTATGACTTTAACCTAGAAGTGTATTACAAAGATTTGAACGATGTTACGGATTTTGTGGATGGGGCAGACCTGTTGTTCACGGAAACCATTGAAACTGAAACGGTCCAAGGAGAAGGCAGGGCCTATGGGATGGAATTTCAGCTTAACAAGAACAAGGGCAATCTTACGGGATGGTTAAGCTACACTTTGGCTCGCTCAGAATCAAGGATTTTGGGGATAAACAGAAATGAGTGGTATCCTACAAATAGCGACCAGACCCATGAAATAAACCTCGTAGGTCTTTATAGATGGAATGAGCGGTGGGATCTTAGTGCCAATTTTGTTTTTGGTTCAGGGAGGCCCGTGACCTATCCATCGGGACGCTATGAACAAAACGGGCTTGTGGTGGCCGATTATAGCGACAGGAACGGCAATAGGCTTCCCACCTATCATAGACTGGATGTTGGGGCAACCCTAAACCCTAAAAAGGGCAAAAAAGGAAAATGGATTTTTAGCATTGCCAATTTATACAACCGCCTTAACGCTTCGTCTATTTTTTTCAGGGAAGTTGGGGAAGTAAATGGTGTTGAGACAGCCACAGGACAGACCGAAGCCATAAAACTTTCCTTTTTTGGTATTGTACCAAGTGTCACCTATCAATTTAAATTTTAA
- a CDS encoding DUF4249 domain-containing protein: MRRKNSIKWGSVIFGILWVPIACETDVTNDLNIADSEPRLVLQGGIERNLVNPLPKQQVRLTTTANFLDDVAQPIVEDAVVTIFDGVQDYPCRYAGNGVYETDALVPSVNTEYTITINWEGDTYVATDNLNPVPRFNDLYFIFEEETLFSDEGYFLQIDTQDPPGIPNFYYYRVARNGEFIIVPDPGNSTVLVVSDEFFDGRFRTGVNPNDEVSFEVGDVAIAQQLAISEVYHDYLFLLFEQTGNAGLSFVGNPPPASIRGNIINLTDNTKRALGFFYAAEVEEGSLVITE, from the coding sequence ATGAGAAGAAAAAATAGTATAAAGTGGGGCTCAGTGATTTTTGGAATCCTATGGGTGCCGATCGCTTGCGAAACCGATGTCACCAATGACCTGAACATTGCCGATTCCGAACCCAGGTTGGTGCTTCAGGGAGGAATTGAACGAAATCTGGTAAATCCGCTGCCCAAACAACAGGTAAGATTGACCACTACGGCAAATTTTCTCGATGATGTGGCTCAACCCATTGTTGAGGATGCCGTAGTGACCATCTTTGATGGTGTCCAGGATTATCCATGCCGCTATGCGGGAAACGGTGTTTATGAAACGGATGCTTTGGTGCCCTCGGTGAACACGGAGTATACCATAACCATAAATTGGGAGGGTGACACCTATGTGGCCACAGACAATTTAAATCCGGTGCCCCGGTTCAACGACCTCTATTTTATCTTTGAGGAAGAGACGTTGTTCTCGGACGAGGGCTACTTTTTGCAGATCGATACACAAGACCCTCCCGGGATACCCAATTTTTACTACTACAGGGTAGCGCGAAATGGAGAATTTATTATAGTGCCCGATCCGGGAAATTCCACTGTACTGGTCGTTTCGGACGAGTTTTTTGATGGCCGGTTCCGTACAGGGGTAAATCCGAACGATGAAGTGAGCTTTGAGGTAGGAGATGTTGCCATTGCCCAGCAATTGGCCATTTCGGAAGTGTATCATGATTATCTTTTCCTACTTTTTGAACAGACCGGAAATGCTGGACTTTCCTTCGTGGGAAACCCTCCTCCGGCCTCTATTCGAGGCAATATCATTAACTTGACGGACAATACAAAACGGGCCCTGGGATTTTTCTATGCAGCGGAGGTAGAGGAAGGCTCATTGGTGATTACGGAGTAA